The segment AAACGAAGGAGGAGGGGTGAGATGGGCTTTGGAGGAGAAGAAAGACCATACCTCGTTTGAGTACTCACAGTCAAAGAACATGTGCTGTCGATTCTATCAGTTTCCATCTTTTTTATTGTTACTAAAGCACCATGCAGCTTATAACTATATGATGTTCATTACTTTCATCTTACTCATTTAGGATTTACATTTTCTTCTAGTAACATCTCTTATATGAAGTTATATCCAGTATTCTTGAATTCCATGCtggtttggcttgcatcatgCAGATATGACTACTTTCACCAGGTAAAAGCGTGAAGACAAATAATTGTTCCCCCACTAATAAACATTCCTAACACTATCTTAGGATACTTAATTCTAAACCAACCCAATCAAAGGATTGCGTGCATCATTTCGCCCACCCTTCAAGCATCAAATTGATCAATTATTAGAcgttttatatgtatttttattttaattggaCCGTCCaaatgttttctaaaaaaaactcTGATAAGTTGTCGAAACGAGTGGTAAATTCGAGACCAAGTTGACATAAAGAAGAAAGATCCCAAGTGGTTCTTCCAAGGTATCAACACGGTACAATTTATCAATAACGCACACGGTGTAAAGTTTGACCCATCTAATGAGTTTTATTTCTGGTGAGGAAAAGGACATTATTTTTGTAGGAAAAAAACATTCAACcataaaattaaatgaaaatactaTATGAACCAAATAAGTGACACCACCATGACGACATTTAATTACTAGTATAAGATTTGATCGTCTAATAGAACTAGTACGTGTctagtactccctccgttttttattataagtcgttttagagaaactattttgttccaaattatatgtcgttttcgattttctatgtaaaatttattaataattaatgttgtatgaccaatgataatatatcttatatttttttattggttgaattgtggttaggtaaataattaatgatgtttttgtttagaaaatataagaaattaatgattttcttaatctacgtgcatagctttaaaacgacttatattaaaaaacggagggagtaataatTACTCTcctatttataaaatcaaacgTTTGtaagataatttatttatgtgtttccagtttaaagttatttaaataaaatataattaatttgtaATACATAAAGCATTAGTTTTATTGTTTAGAAAAAGTTAgcgtaatataaaattaatatatgaatGAAACGAAATACCGTTATCTTTCTATTTAATTCCCAGCAGCGTTGTCTCTGTTTTCGCCGTTGTTtcctttcctctctctctctctctccttttgcTCTGCATATATTGTCTCCCTTCCCGATTCAATCGTTTctagaaaaaatcaaaataagtgAATCATCTTTCTTCATCTCTCTCAAGAACAGGTAAACACAACCTCTCTCATCCGCTCCTTCCTTTTCTCCTATCTTCTCTGTattattttccttttaataaactctccttctcttctcttcttttccatttctttttattttacaaagaAAGCGGAGGaaaattttctgaatttttcttcGCTTTTAGTACCCATCTTTGGTTTTATTACAAGATTCTGGTTCGTGTTTTGTTCTTCCTTTTATTAATTCTGTAAATTAATTAATCTTTTAATCGATTTTTTCCAGATTTTCGACGAGCTTGATCGATCTAAATTCTCAAGATCTATGGCGGAAGAGCATCGATGTCAGACGCCGGAAGGCCACCGTCTCTGTGCTAACAACTGCGGCTTCCTCGGCAGCTCCGCCACCATGAATCTATGCTCCAATTGCTACGGCGATCTCTGTCTTAAGCAACAGCAACAAGCCTCCATAAAAACCACCGTCGAATCCTCTCTCTCCGCCGTATCTCCTCCGTCGACGGAGATCGCTTCCGTCTCTTCTCCGGTGATCTCGCCTCTCGTTCAGAACCCATCAGCTGAACTGGAGGTAACGAAGAAAAACGTTCCGGCGACGTTGACTCCGCCGCCGTCGCAGACGACGACGGAGGAGAAGCAGCTGAAACGGCCGAATCGCTGCACGACGTGCAGGAAACGGGTCGGGTTAACCGGGTTTAAGTGCCGGTGCGGGACGACTTTCTGCGGTGTCCACAGGTACCCGGAGGTCCACGGATGCACCTTTGACTTCAAATCGGCCGGTCGTGAAGAGATCGCGAAGGCGAACCCGTTGGTCAAAGCGGCGAAGCTTCAGAAGATTTGATCTGGGCCGTTCGATGCGTTGACTTTTCTGTCTTCTTGAAAACGCGTCCGTCTCGGAGTAATCAGGATGGTGTGAGATTGATCTCAGCCGTTCATCATGGGTCATTATGTAAAAGATATGTATTATCAATGGACACGTGTCACGTGACGCTTCCATCTTcccaattaattttcttttcccTATAAAGAAATAAGATTATTCGCGTtggcttttctttttttttccgccAAAGTTTTGATATTATAAGAAGAAAGGGCCAAGCCCAAACAAGGCCGAAGCCCGATTACAACGAAAACAAACGCAAGCCCAAACCCCTGGggcaaaataaaaactaaaacagGCCCTCGGCCCACCCTAAGAAACCACCCGGCCCGCTGGCAAGCGCATCAAGGAGGCGGCTCGACACGTGGAGTGATCTGCTCCATTGACGCGAAACACGTCGACACCGCCTCGACTTGATCACCTCCGCCTTTACGCCACCGGAAACAACCACCCGCGAGAACCTTGTTAGACGGAGCTCGAAACCAGACAAGCCTCCAAACAAACGCAAATCCCTACTTCACCGCCGTGTCATCCCGCCGGAGAGATCAATCGATCTTCGAGATCTCCTCCGCCTTTATCATACTTCAAACCCAAGACACGCGACCCAAGACACCATCTCTTCCTTTCCTTGTGAATCATCACCTCACCGGCGACCCTTGTCTTCTACCAAGAACTCAACCGCAGTGACCCCACCCAAGACTTACCGACAACTACGCCGACCATGAAACAAAACTAAACTAGAAAACTTATCCCAAAGAACCGCGGGATCCTAAGTGGCAGCGCGGAGCTGTGCTAGCCTCACGCGTTGGCTTTTCTTCTCCGGTGAACTAAATTATGTGGCTTTTGCGTGAAACagagttaagtttttttttttttttggtcatctAAGATTTGTATTAACTATTAAGAGTTCGGGTTACAAGACAGGTCCTTCTATACAGTGAAGACTTAACCCAAATAATACAAGATCAAGGAATATAACCAGTCCCGATCGTATACCAACCCcaaaaatcccttatatattaattgagaatcatttaaaaagatgtaaccttaattttgtattaattacatTTTAGACTTGCTGAGGTGGCGTTTAATTAGAACTTAATTTTACTGATGTGGCATGGCTagaatcaattgaaaaagtAGTTAGTCCAATTTCAAGTTGCTAGGGAACGTCGTATTAATTCATACATACAAGTTAGGAATACTTTTGTCATATGATTAACACCTTATTATAAACAAAgtctaaaaaatattaacaaagaGACGCATTAGGTTTCTGAGAGGGAGTTGCGGCGGAGAATGAATGGAGTGAATTAGAGAGGCAATGTGGTGGGCAGAGAGAAAGGCAGTTGAGGAAAGAGAGGGAGACGAGAGATGTGGAGAGAGAGTTCTGAATGTTTTGGAGATGGAGAGAGCAGAGGCGCGGTTTGTGAAGGAGATAGAGGTGACGAGGCGGAATTCGGAGCCGGCGTCACAGGTTATGACGGTGGTAGGGGTTTGGAGGAGGGATGGTGGTCGCAGGGGACGGTGGGGATGTTGAGAGATTCGAGGGCTTTGACATGTTGTGGCCTGTGGGTCTAATGGAGGTGCGAGGAGTGGGAGAGGTGCATGTAAAGGGAGAGATGGTTGGGGAGAGGGAAGGATCGTTCGTATTGATGCTCGATGTGCAAGCTTGATCTTTGTTTGTGGGATTGCTAATCACTTGGTAAATCTTTTTCTTTCAAGCTAAGAATCAAGATCTTCCATGCTTTTCGATATATGTTCAAACTGTTGAAACGATTTGGGAAAGTATTAACTTGCTTATGAATGTTTATCTGTATTTTGATTGTCTGTAGAATGCACCACATTTGTGTAAAAAGATTAGATTGTGCTGAACAGTCCTCATGTATGTGTATGAATGTTGATATGTGTTTTGTCAAAGGCATAAGCTTT is part of the Brassica rapa cultivar Chiifu-401-42 chromosome A09, CAAS_Brap_v3.01, whole genome shotgun sequence genome and harbors:
- the LOC103869279 gene encoding zinc finger A20 and AN1 domain-containing stress-associated protein 6 → MAEEHRCQTPEGHRLCANNCGFLGSSATMNLCSNCYGDLCLKQQQQASIKTTVESSLSAVSPPSTEIASVSSPVISPLVQNPSAELEVTKKNVPATLTPPPSQTTTEEKQLKRPNRCTTCRKRVGLTGFKCRCGTTFCGVHRYPEVHGCTFDFKSAGREEIAKANPLVKAAKLQKI